In the genome of Rhodamnia argentea isolate NSW1041297 chromosome 3, ASM2092103v1, whole genome shotgun sequence, one region contains:
- the LOC115730808 gene encoding putative casein kinase II subunit beta-4 — translation MYRDRGGGGGGGSSKSEAVDRRRIINDALDKQLEKSSPSTSRSKDKERIAVPSTSTGKSHLDHRDSGPAASLSKSKCSDEEHETDSEESDVSGSEGDDTSWISWFCNLVGNEFFCEVDDEYIQDDFNLCGLSSQVPYYDYALDLILDVESSHSDMFTEEQNELVESAAEMLYGLIHVRYILTSKGMAAMLEKYRNCDFSRCPRVYCCGQPCLPVGQSDIPRSSTVKIYCPKCEDIYYPRSKYQGNIDGAYFGTTFPHLFLMTYGHLKPQKPTQSYVPRVFGFKIHKS, via the exons ATGTACAGGGATcggggaggcggcggcggcggcggctcgtCGAAGTCGGAGGCGGTCGATCGGAGGAGGATCATCAATGATGCCCTGGACAAGCAGCTCGAGAAGTCCTCTCCTTCCACTTCGAGATCTAAGGACAAGGAGAGGATCGCCGTCCCCTCCACTTCCACGGGCAAGTCCCACCTCGATCACCGTGACTCTGGCCCCGCTGCCTCTCTGTCCAAGAGCAAGTGCTCCGATG AGGAACATGAAACAGACAGTGAAGAGTCAGATGTCAGTGGTTCTGAAGGAGATGATACATCATGGATTTCATGGTTCTGCAACTTGGTGGGGAATGAATTTTTCTGTGAAGTCGATGATGAATACATCCAAGATGACTTTAACCTTTGTGGGTTGAGTAGTCAAGTTCCATACTATGACTATGCACTTGATCTAATCTTGGATGTTGAATCCTCTCATA GTGATATGTTCACTGAAGAACAAAACGAATTGGTTGAATCAGCAGCGGAGATGCTCTATGGTCTGATTCATGTTAGGTACATTTTGACTAGCAAGGGAATGGCTGCAATG TTAGAGAAGTACAGGAATTGTGATTTTAGCAGATGTCCTAGAGTTTACTGTTGTGGTCAGCCATGCCTTCCAGTTGGTCAATCAGACATTCCTCGATCAAGCACTGTAAAGATCTACTGTCCCAAATGTGAAGATATTTATTATCCACGGTCGAAGTACCAAGGCA ACATTGATGGGGCATATTTTGGAACTACATTTCCTCATCTATTTTTGATGACGTATGGGCACCTAAAGCCTCAAAAGCCAACACAGAGTTATGTTCCAAGAGTTTTTGGCTTCAAGATTCACAAGTCTTAA